The Manis javanica isolate MJ-LG chromosome 2, MJ_LKY, whole genome shotgun sequence genome contains a region encoding:
- the SLC35D2 gene encoding nucleotide sugar transporter SLC35D2 isoform X5 → MAATIMILYVSKLNKIINFPDFDKKIPIKLFPLPLLYVGNHISGLSSTSKLSLPMFTVLRKFTIPLTLLLETIILGKQFSSDIIVSVLTIILGAFIAAGSDLAFNLEGYVFVFLNNIFTAANGVYTEQKMDPKELGKYGVLFYNACFMIIPTLIISVSTGDLQQATEFSQWKNVLFIIQFLLSCFLGTGAWLRLTSSHPVPACRAAPRPRFLLMFSAALCSCYNSALTTAVVGAIKNVSVAYIGMLAGGDYVFSMLNFVGLNICMAGGLRYSFLTLSSQLKSKQPVDEENIPPDLKS, encoded by the exons ATGGCAGCTACCATAATGATACTGTATGTGTCCAAGTTAAATAAGATAATTAATTTCCCTGATTTTGACAAGAAAATTCCCATAAAG ctgtttcctctgcctctcctctATGTTGGAAACCACATAAGTGGATTATCAAGCACAAGTAAATTAAG CTTGCCGATGTTCACTGTGCTCAGGAAATTTACCATTCCACTTACTTTACTCCTGGAAACCATCATACTCgg GAAGCAGTTTTCCTCGGACATCATCGTCAGTGTCCTCACCATCATCCTGGGGGCTTTCATAGCAGCTGG TTCTGACCTTGCCTTTAACTTGGAAGGCTATGTTTTTGTGTTCCTGAATAATATCTTCACAGCAGCGAATGGAGTTTATACTGAACAGAAAATGGACCCAAAG GAGTTAGGGAAATATGGAGTGCTTTTCTACAACGCCTGCTTCATGATTATCCCAACTCTCATCATCAGCGTCTCCACTGGAGACCTTCAGCAG gcTACTGAATTCAGCCAATGGAAGAATGTTCTGTTTATCATACagtttcttctttcctgttttttggg TACTGGTGCGTGGTTGCGCCTGACTTCTTCCCACCCTGTGCCTGCTTGCCGGGCTGCCCCTCGCCCCAGGTTTCTGCTGATGTTCTCTGCAGCGTTGTGCAGTTGCTACAACTCAGCCCTGACGACCGCGGTGGTGGGAGCCATCAAG aatGTATCTGTTGCCTACATTGGGATGTTAGCTGGTGGAGATTATGTTTTCTCTATGTTAAACTTTGTTGGGTTAAATATTTG CATGGCAGGGGGCTTGAGGTACTCCTTTCTAACGCTGAGCAGCCAGTTGAAGTCTAAGCAACCTGTGGATGAAGAAAACATCCCTCCAGACTTGAAGAGTTAG
- the SLC35D2 gene encoding nucleotide sugar transporter SLC35D2 isoform X3, whose amino-acid sequence MPTNCRTVKQIVLLSNEKEQHGFPSPIVLGIGQMAATIMILYVSKLNKIINFPDFDKKIPIKLFPLPLLYVGNHISGLSSTSKLSLPMFTVLRKFTIPLTLLLETIILGKQFSSDIIVSVLTIILGAFIAAGSDLAFNLEGYVFVFLNNIFTAANGVYTEQKMDPKELGKYGVLFYNACFMIIPTLIISVSTGDLQQATEFSQWKNVLFIIQFLLSCFLGTGAWLRLTSSHPVPACRAAPRPRFLLMFSAALCSCYNSALTTAVVGAIKNVSVAYIGMLAGGDYVFSMLNFVGLNICMAGGLRYSFLTLSSQLKSKQPVDEENIPPDLKS is encoded by the exons TTTCCCATCACCAATTGTTCTTGGAATTGGACAg ATGGCAGCTACCATAATGATACTGTATGTGTCCAAGTTAAATAAGATAATTAATTTCCCTGATTTTGACAAGAAAATTCCCATAAAG ctgtttcctctgcctctcctctATGTTGGAAACCACATAAGTGGATTATCAAGCACAAGTAAATTAAG CTTGCCGATGTTCACTGTGCTCAGGAAATTTACCATTCCACTTACTTTACTCCTGGAAACCATCATACTCgg GAAGCAGTTTTCCTCGGACATCATCGTCAGTGTCCTCACCATCATCCTGGGGGCTTTCATAGCAGCTGG TTCTGACCTTGCCTTTAACTTGGAAGGCTATGTTTTTGTGTTCCTGAATAATATCTTCACAGCAGCGAATGGAGTTTATACTGAACAGAAAATGGACCCAAAG GAGTTAGGGAAATATGGAGTGCTTTTCTACAACGCCTGCTTCATGATTATCCCAACTCTCATCATCAGCGTCTCCACTGGAGACCTTCAGCAG gcTACTGAATTCAGCCAATGGAAGAATGTTCTGTTTATCATACagtttcttctttcctgttttttggg TACTGGTGCGTGGTTGCGCCTGACTTCTTCCCACCCTGTGCCTGCTTGCCGGGCTGCCCCTCGCCCCAGGTTTCTGCTGATGTTCTCTGCAGCGTTGTGCAGTTGCTACAACTCAGCCCTGACGACCGCGGTGGTGGGAGCCATCAAG aatGTATCTGTTGCCTACATTGGGATGTTAGCTGGTGGAGATTATGTTTTCTCTATGTTAAACTTTGTTGGGTTAAATATTTG CATGGCAGGGGGCTTGAGGTACTCCTTTCTAACGCTGAGCAGCCAGTTGAAGTCTAAGCAACCTGTGGATGAAGAAAACATCCCTCCAGACTTGAAGAGTTAG